ACGAAAGGTCAGATTCGGTCTGTGTCTCGGCCACGCGACCGACCCTACGGGCTCGCCTCGTGTGTTTCGCCCGGATCGAGCTGGTCCGGCGACCGTAGCGTGTGGCCCTCAGTCTCGCTCCGAGCGCAAGGGCTGGCGGGAGCTGCATCTCAAATAACGAGATAAGGGCGTCTACGCTTCAAGATTCTTTCACCTGTTATCGCGGGGAGTTCGTGCTGACGGAGACCAATGCGGGTCAGCGCGTGCTGACGGGTCCTGCTGGGTCCGGATCCGTCATGATCGACTGCGGATGTATCTGGTTGACAGGGCGCTGCTGGTGGAGGCGTACTGGGATGCACGCGACCGTTTGACGGTCTGCCTGCCGGGTTCGATCGGCCGATCTGGTGGCGCTCCTCCGGAGCGTCGCCTGTCGTTTAGGCCCTCAGGACTGGGCGGGCGGTCAAAGGGTTCTGAGTGACAGGGGGACTGCCATGAAGGATCTTTTTCCGGCTGGTTGAGCCGGTGCGCCGCCGCAGCTTCCCCGTTGGTGGCTGCCGGTTCGGTGCCGCCCCTGTCCACGCCTCGCGCGAGGCCCAGGCCCGGATCTGATCGGTCTGAACGCACCTCTCGCTGATGTACGCCTTCCGTGCGCCGCTGTCAGGGTCACTGACCGCTGGCGCGGCACCGTGGCGTACCCGTCTACGCGCCACCTGGGGGCGGGCTTCTCTTGACAACTCCACAGTGGAGGCGGCGCTTACCCACTCTGACCCCCGGGTCAGGAAGGGCTGCTGCCGGTGCCCCCTCGTCCGCTGCTGGGCGTCTGTCGGGCGATCCCGTGTTTGCACCCGATGCCGTGTTTGGCCGGCGTCGGTGACCTTCTCGACAAGGAGTTCCGTTGTTGTTCCCCATGCTTTCGACCACCGCTGTAGCCGGTGGTGGTGACAGTTCCCGACTTGGCCCCCGTTCGGGGGTCGGGCTTGCCGTCCGGGTTGGTGTCGGTCTTCGACCGGACCCCCGGACGGCCCCCTGGCCCGTTCTCACATCGCAGGTCAGCCGGTCTGTCAGTGGTGGCTGGTTGTCCTGCGACAGACCTGCCCTGGTCTCGGGTCTCTCCCCTGGAGAGACCACACACGTATCGGAGAAGGAGGTGATGGTGGATGGATGATCCGGTTCTGCGGGTCCAGTCGCAGTTGACCGCCCGTGATCGGGTGTTGCTGGGCTGGCTGTACGACCACGGGGTGCTGACCTCGTTCCAGATCGCGCATGCCTTGTTCCCGTCGCTGGATTTCTGTCAGCGCCGGTTGTTGACGTTGTACCGGTTGCGGTTGGTGGGCCGGTTCCGGCCGCAGCGCGCTGACGGCGGCTCGTACCCGTATCACTACGTCATCGACCAACTCGGCGTGGAGGTCGTGGCCGCCGGCCGCGATCAGCGGCCACCACGGCGTGATCACGCACGGGTGGAACGGCGCCGCTGGACCTCGAGCCGCACCCTGGAACACCGGCTTGGTGTCAACGGCTTCTTCACCGACCTCGCCGGCTACGCCCGCACCCACCCGGATGCCCGGCTGGGGGAGTGGTTGTCGGAGGCGGCGTGCCAACGGTCGGCGGTGTTCACGCGGCCGGAGGATCCGGCGTTGGTGCGCGCCTATCAGCCTCGGGTCCGTCCGGACGGCTACGGCCTGTGGACCGCGCGGGGTGTCAGGGTGCCGTTCTTCGTCGAGTACGACACCGGCGGCGAGCAGCTGTCGGTACTGACCGCCAAGCTCACCGGCTACCGGCAGTGGTTCGCCGCGCTGGGCAGGGTGTGGCCGGTGCTGTTCTGGCTGCACTCCACCCCCCGGGAACGCAACCTCCGCCGCGTGTTGGCCGAGACGCCGCCGCTGGTGCCGGTCGCCACCGGAGCCCGCGACCACGCCACCACGGCGGGCCTGTGCCCCGCACAGGCGGTGTGGACCGCAGCCGGCGGCGACGGCCAACGATCGACGCTCGCCGACCTGGCGGTGTGGGTCGCCGACACTCGTGACCTGGCGGGGGAGACGGCGGCATGAACCTCGACAGCCCACCGAACACCGTCACCGCACGGTCCGCGTACGACACCGCAGCGGACTGGACCTGTCACCGGTCTATCAGCGTCTCACCGGAGGCAGCCGACAGACCGGTGACAGAACCGGACCGCCCTGACAGTGCGAGGCCCGAGGTATCGTCCCGGCCCTCACCCGGCCGGTCCGCGCTCCCCGTCCGGACCAGCCCACTCACGGTCCCGGACCGGTGTGTCGGGACCTTCCGTCCACTCATCCTGCCCGGGGGACCGCGGGCGGTTGTGGTCCGGTCCGGGGAGGTGGTCCGCCACGACTCCACCAGGTGATACGGATGCCAGTTCGGGACGTAGCCGGGCCGAGGGCTTCGTCCAGGTCGTGATCATGCTCGCTATCGGCGGGGCGGCTGGCGCGGCCAGCTTCACCCACGTCCGCGACGTCGCCGCCGCGCACGGCCAGCCAGGTTGGCTGGCATGGGCGGACGCGATCGTGCTGGAACTGATGTCGGTCGCCTCCGGCCTGGAACTACGCCGCCGCAAACGAGCCGGCGTGTCAGTGGTGTTCCCGGCAACGGTGCTGGCCTGCGCGGTGACGCTGTCCCTCGCAGCGCAGGTCGTGGAAGCCGAACCGTCACCAATCGGCTGGATCGCCGCAGCCGTGCCCGCACTCGGCTTCCTCGTCATGGTCAAAATCGCCCTCGGCTACACCAACGCCACCTCCGTCCGAGCGGACGCCGAGACGTCCACCGCCGAGCCGCCGGACCAGTCCACCACCGTCACCCCGGCTGAGCCGGCCGGGGACCGTGACGGCCGTTCCACCCCACCGGACCCGGACCGACCATCCAACGCGCGGACCGTCCACGACACCGGCAACCATCAGGATCACCACGGACCGGACCGCTCCCGTATGGGTGGACCGGTCCACCGGCATCGGTCGTCACGACGTGGACCGTCCACCCACCCCGCCGGCACCGAAGAACTGCTCGCCGCCGCCAGGGGCGTCCGAGAGCGGCGTGCCGCCGAAGGCAAGCCGCTGACCCGCGCCGTACTCGCTGCGGCGCTGCGCTCCAGCGGACACACCGTGTCAAACACCAGAGCATCGCACCTGCTGAAGATCCTCAAAGCCGACCAGCCTGCGGCGTCTCCGTCTCATGACCAGGAAGCCGGTGACAGCGCCCCACCGATGACCCCGGTACCCGGCGCTCCTACGCCCACCACCGCACTCGACTCGCATCAGCGTCAACCGCAGTCAGGAGAACCGACACCATGAACACCAACACCCCAACCAGCGACACCCAAACGACCAGCCCACACCCGCCTGCCGGTACGTCGTGGACTGCCGAGCGGATCCGCGCGCTCGGCGCCGCCACCACCCTGCCCACCGCCGCAGCCGTCCTCGGCATCAGCCGATCCCAGGCATACCGCCTCGCCGCCACCGACACCTTCCCCACACCGCTGATCCGCGCCGGCACCCGCATCATCGTCCCCGTCGCCGGACTCCTCCGACTCCTCCTCCTCGACAACATCACCCCGACCCCCGACGACGGCCGGCGACTTGATTCCGCCCCCGCGGCGAGCGTGGATGCAACGACCCCGCCACCAGCGGACTACCACCGCCACCGCTGGCGGCACCACGCCGAGCACCCAGGAGACAACCCGTGAAGGGATCCACCTTCAAACGCTGCGGCTGCCGCGACACCACCACCGGCCGGCGACTCGGACGCTCCTGCCCCCAACTGCGCCGGCCCGGCGGCGGCTGGTCCCGCACCCACGGCCACTGGCACTGGCAAATCGAGATCCCCGCCCGAGCCGACGGCACCCGCCGCCCACTGCGCCACGGCCCCTACC
This DNA window, taken from Micromonospora sp. FIMYZ51, encodes the following:
- a CDS encoding replication-relaxation family protein, yielding MDDPVLRVQSQLTARDRVLLGWLYDHGVLTSFQIAHALFPSLDFCQRRLLTLYRLRLVGRFRPQRADGGSYPYHYVIDQLGVEVVAAGRDQRPPRRDHARVERRRWTSSRTLEHRLGVNGFFTDLAGYARTHPDARLGEWLSEAACQRSAVFTRPEDPALVRAYQPRVRPDGYGLWTARGVRVPFFVEYDTGGEQLSVLTAKLTGYRQWFAALGRVWPVLFWLHSTPRERNLRRVLAETPPLVPVATGARDHATTAGLCPAQAVWTAAGGDGQRSTLADLAVWVADTRDLAGETAA
- a CDS encoding DUF2637 domain-containing protein — encoded protein: MLAIGGAAGAASFTHVRDVAAAHGQPGWLAWADAIVLELMSVASGLELRRRKRAGVSVVFPATVLACAVTLSLAAQVVEAEPSPIGWIAAAVPALGFLVMVKIALGYTNATSVRADAETSTAEPPDQSTTVTPAEPAGDRDGRSTPPDPDRPSNARTVHDTGNHQDHHGPDRSRMGGPVHRHRSSRRGPSTHPAGTEELLAAARGVRERRAAEGKPLTRAVLAAALRSSGHTVSNTRASHLLKILKADQPAASPSHDQEAGDSAPPMTPVPGAPTPTTALDSHQRQPQSGEPTP